A region from the Sandaracinus amylolyticus genome encodes:
- a CDS encoding formylglycine-generating enzyme family protein yields the protein MPDGRGWWLLLACAFSSACGGESFELDASSGDGGEAHGNDASDSGGSTECSTPGELRTTGCGRCGAGTMTQLCSAERIWRDQGVCSSDEECVPGSTETAQNELCGISTRSCDEHCTWREWQLETPDGECVAGTERMTSSPSCTGGLAIAQRCTSTCAWQDISDRCVDPCGDLPRSSPRGHEEICIPGGPFVRGHPEVPSASTVSTVEISSFYIDQFPVTNARYRACVAAGGCTAPLTSTGLISYEDVSRGAHPVQGVTWDQASAFCAWDGARRLPTEAEYEKAARGPAPRSQRYTWDVDEFRCSVLPSLGCPGYSVPAGRAPYVDAEVGSMPESRSSYGVEMLIGAAYHWTADWYSETYYDDPSSREIDPQGPATGSARVVRGSSRNHGSYGQHHVSQRQGRPPGEPREPTTFRCVRTAP from the coding sequence ATGCCTGACGGACGCGGATGGTGGTTGTTGCTGGCCTGCGCATTCTCGTCGGCTTGTGGCGGGGAATCCTTCGAGCTCGACGCCTCGTCGGGCGACGGCGGCGAGGCGCACGGGAACGATGCAAGCGACTCGGGGGGCTCGACCGAGTGCTCGACTCCTGGTGAGCTGCGGACCACCGGCTGCGGCCGCTGTGGTGCGGGTACGATGACGCAACTGTGCAGCGCGGAACGAATCTGGCGCGATCAGGGCGTCTGTTCCAGCGACGAAGAATGCGTCCCAGGTTCGACCGAAACCGCGCAGAACGAGCTCTGCGGCATCTCGACGCGTTCGTGTGACGAGCACTGCACTTGGCGCGAGTGGCAGCTCGAGACGCCGGATGGCGAGTGCGTGGCCGGCACGGAACGGATGACAAGCTCTCCGAGCTGCACGGGGGGGCTCGCGATCGCGCAACGCTGCACGTCGACGTGCGCGTGGCAGGACATCTCGGACCGGTGCGTCGATCCGTGCGGAGATCTCCCGCGGTCTTCACCCCGAGGGCACGAGGAGATCTGCATTCCGGGCGGGCCATTCGTGCGTGGCCATCCCGAGGTCCCATCTGCGAGCACCGTCTCGACGGTGGAGATCTCGAGCTTCTACATCGATCAGTTCCCGGTCACGAATGCGCGATATCGCGCATGCGTCGCTGCGGGCGGCTGCACTGCGCCTCTGACGTCCACGGGTCTGATCAGCTACGAGGACGTCAGTCGTGGCGCGCATCCCGTCCAAGGCGTCACGTGGGACCAGGCTTCCGCGTTCTGCGCATGGGACGGCGCTCGACGACTGCCTACCGAGGCGGAGTACGAAAAAGCCGCCCGCGGCCCGGCTCCGCGGTCGCAGCGATATACCTGGGACGTCGACGAGTTCCGGTGCTCGGTGCTTCCTTCGCTCGGATGCCCCGGCTACTCCGTGCCCGCCGGGCGGGCGCCGTACGTCGACGCCGAGGTCGGCTCGATGCCGGAGAGCCGCAGCAGCTACGGCGTCGAGATGCTCATCGGTGCGGCATATCACTGGACCGCTGATTGGTACTCGGAGACGTACTACGACGATCCGAGCTCGCGAGAAATCGATCCGCAGGGCCCGGCGACCGGGAGTGCTCGCGTGGTCCGAGGCTCCTCGCGCAATCATGGGAGCTACGGGCAACACCACGTGTCGCAGCGGCAAGGTCGCCCGCCAGGCGAGCCGCGCGAGCCGACGACTTTCCGCTGTGTCCGAACCGCGCCCTAA